A section of the Phycisphaerales bacterium genome encodes:
- a CDS encoding thioredoxin family protein, translated as MGWLKRNGMAMMSTIAAVTAATSLSVALAGQDGNMNGQAAQQGVTAGEKAPMFTLKDLDGKEHSLKDVLAKESTKAVVIEWFNPDCPFVKKHHQTAKTMKELAKKYADQGVVWMAINSNYPGSQGSGEERNKKAVEEYKIEYPLLMDPESKVGKAYGAKRTPEMYVIAKDGTVVYHGAIDSDRSARTMGEVNYVDEALKAHLAGETIANSRTQAYGCTVKYRN; from the coding sequence ATGGGATGGCTGAAACGCAACGGCATGGCGATGATGAGCACGATCGCGGCGGTTACCGCCGCCACGAGCCTTTCCGTGGCCCTGGCCGGCCAGGATGGCAACATGAACGGCCAGGCGGCCCAGCAGGGCGTGACCGCGGGCGAGAAGGCTCCCATGTTCACCCTGAAGGACCTGGACGGCAAGGAGCACAGCCTCAAGGACGTGCTGGCTAAGGAAAGCACCAAGGCCGTCGTGATCGAGTGGTTCAACCCTGACTGCCCGTTCGTCAAGAAGCACCACCAGACGGCCAAGACGATGAAGGAACTGGCCAAGAAGTACGCCGACCAGGGCGTCGTGTGGATGGCCATCAACTCCAACTACCCCGGATCTCAGGGGTCGGGTGAAGAGCGAAACAAGAAGGCCGTCGAAGAGTACAAAATCGAGTATCCTTTGCTGATGGATCCCGAGAGCAAGGTCGGCAAGGCCTATGGCGCCAAGCGCACCCCCGAGATGTACGTCATCGCCAAGGATGGCACCGTTGTCTACCACGGGGCCATCGACAGCGACCGCAGCGCACGCACCATGGGTGAGGTCAACTACGTCGACGAAGCCCTCAAGGCTCACCTGGCCGGCGAGACCATCGCCAACAGCCGCACGCAGGCCTACGGCTGCACCGTGAAGTACCGCAACTGA
- a CDS encoding rhodanese-like domain-containing protein — translation MPPTTAIDPRNAMRHASALGLCLAVAAGGCNMGITDADIENVSLTEVRLLWLEQQENPDEPLLMLVDPRRRDAFEGARLPGAVHVTLPDLALQSRTDPNVSQYEHIIVYAEGPGALSGRAMTKRLLVLGYDQTRLFGGGVVEWSDAGFPIAQGQPVNEAPKPTPRDVRRPVP, via the coding sequence ATGCCCCCTACAACTGCGATCGATCCGCGAAACGCCATGCGTCATGCGTCCGCCCTCGGGCTGTGCCTGGCGGTCGCCGCTGGCGGTTGCAACATGGGCATCACCGACGCCGACATCGAAAACGTGTCGCTGACCGAGGTTCGCTTGCTCTGGCTCGAACAGCAGGAGAACCCCGACGAGCCACTGCTCATGCTCGTCGACCCCCGCCGCCGGGATGCGTTCGAGGGGGCAAGGCTGCCCGGCGCCGTCCACGTAACGCTGCCAGACCTGGCGCTCCAGTCTCGCACGGACCCGAACGTGAGCCAGTACGAGCACATCATCGTGTATGCCGAAGGCCCTGGCGCCCTATCCGGGCGGGCCATGACCAAGCGGCTGCTGGTGCTCGGATATGACCAGACGCGTCTGTTCGGCGGGGGCGTGGTGGAGTGGTCCGACGCCGGGTTCCCGATCGCCCAGGGCCAGCCCGTGAACGAGGCCCCCAAGCCCACGCCTCGCGACGTCCGTCGCCCGGTGCCCTGA
- a CDS encoding site-2 protease family protein, producing the protein MAQLLPLFSTVFDLLLVVVGFGLIIVIHELGHFVAARWAGIRVFAFAVGFGPAMFSYRKGLGIRRGSSEPAYRAMLADRGLTIHQEPPSDVSPTEYRLNWLPFGGYVKMLGQEDANPGATSHAPDSYQRCHPAKRLVVISAGVVANVVLAAFIFMFVFMIGLKTEPPRIGAVASNGPAAAAQPVEQDSVEPGLKPGDTVLRINGREARSFNDLMLATAMATPGRPIDLVVERDGFDQPLEFIVEPRKSELTNLQDIGVAPARSTRVYKDGGDRAGYDRVMQRLGLEGVPPGSTLVSVEPAGGTARPINDAGLLSEVFAQSQGQPVVLEFEQDGRTSRVRVEPRPEFQETLVSMPSGASSPQTHLIGLTPVMTVGELDTVARGYEQGLRTGDLFARLGSLEYPSITAGIAEIKRHAGRDIPIVVVREGKQASLNASVQRDGTIGFYPDQDLDAARVSLPPAGFESRPIAIDRPGLRIASVDGRAVSDFAEIRSALIDATAEAFDRGSLAEIPVSLYLPEDAEGAEPVQRTLSLTAEQVAELHELGFGPPAGLLSIFQPAEFTLRADGPIDAIGVGLAETHRVMMMTYLTFARLVQGSVKVEHLKGPVGIAHLGTRVADRGIIWLLFFMALISVNLAVVNFLPLPIVDGGQFLFILFEWVRGKPVPEAVQSVATVAGLLLIGAAFLLVTFNDIRNVFTGL; encoded by the coding sequence ATGGCCCAACTCCTCCCCCTGTTTTCGACCGTTTTCGACCTGCTGCTGGTGGTGGTGGGCTTCGGGCTGATCATCGTCATCCACGAATTGGGCCACTTCGTGGCGGCCCGCTGGGCTGGCATCCGCGTCTTCGCGTTCGCCGTCGGATTCGGCCCCGCGATGTTCAGCTATCGCAAGGGTCTGGGCATTCGCCGGGGCAGCAGCGAGCCGGCATACCGGGCCATGCTGGCCGATCGCGGGCTGACGATCCACCAGGAGCCGCCCAGCGATGTCAGCCCGACCGAGTATCGACTGAACTGGCTGCCCTTCGGGGGCTACGTCAAGATGCTGGGCCAGGAGGACGCCAACCCCGGCGCCACCAGCCACGCGCCCGACAGCTATCAGCGATGCCATCCCGCCAAGCGCCTGGTGGTCATCTCCGCGGGGGTCGTTGCCAACGTCGTTCTCGCGGCGTTCATCTTCATGTTCGTATTCATGATCGGCTTGAAGACCGAGCCGCCGCGTATCGGGGCGGTCGCGTCGAACGGCCCCGCGGCCGCGGCGCAGCCGGTCGAGCAAGACTCCGTCGAGCCGGGGCTCAAGCCGGGTGACACGGTCCTCCGGATCAACGGACGGGAAGCGCGCAGCTTCAACGACCTGATGCTTGCCACCGCCATGGCGACTCCCGGCAGGCCGATCGACCTCGTGGTGGAGCGCGATGGCTTCGATCAGCCGCTGGAGTTCATCGTTGAGCCTCGGAAGAGTGAACTCACAAATCTCCAGGACATCGGCGTCGCGCCCGCCCGGTCGACGCGGGTGTACAAAGATGGTGGCGACCGGGCGGGCTACGACCGCGTCATGCAGCGGCTCGGCCTTGAGGGCGTTCCTCCGGGCAGCACGCTCGTGTCCGTCGAGCCGGCCGGTGGCACGGCCCGGCCGATCAACGATGCCGGGCTGTTGTCGGAAGTCTTCGCCCAGTCGCAGGGCCAACCCGTGGTGCTCGAATTCGAGCAGGATGGCCGGACCAGCCGCGTCCGGGTCGAGCCACGGCCCGAGTTCCAGGAAACGCTGGTGTCGATGCCGTCGGGCGCCAGTTCCCCCCAGACCCATCTCATCGGGCTGACGCCCGTGATGACCGTGGGCGAACTCGACACGGTCGCCCGGGGCTACGAGCAGGGGCTGCGGACCGGCGATCTGTTCGCACGTCTCGGCTCGCTGGAGTACCCGAGCATCACCGCTGGCATCGCGGAAATCAAACGCCACGCCGGACGAGACATCCCCATCGTCGTGGTCCGCGAAGGCAAGCAGGCGTCGCTAAACGCAAGCGTGCAGCGCGACGGCACCATCGGCTTTTATCCAGATCAGGATCTCGATGCTGCCAGGGTGTCGCTCCCGCCAGCGGGCTTCGAGTCGCGCCCGATCGCCATCGATCGTCCGGGCCTGCGAATTGCCTCGGTGGATGGCCGAGCGGTTTCGGACTTTGCGGAGATTCGTTCGGCGTTGATCGACGCAACGGCGGAAGCATTCGATCGCGGATCTCTTGCAGAGATACCGGTGAGCCTGTACCTCCCCGAAGACGCCGAGGGCGCAGAGCCTGTGCAACGCACGCTCTCGTTGACCGCCGAGCAGGTGGCAGAACTCCATGAATTGGGATTTGGTCCGCCAGCGGGGCTGCTGAGCATTTTTCAGCCCGCCGAGTTCACGCTTCGGGCCGATGGACCCATCGACGCGATCGGCGTGGGCCTGGCCGAGACGCATCGCGTGATGATGATGACCTACCTGACCTTTGCTCGCCTGGTGCAGGGCAGCGTGAAGGTCGAGCACTTGAAGGGGCCCGTGGGCATCGCCCACCTCGGCACGCGTGTGGCGGACCGTGGGATCATCTGGCTACTTTTCTTTATGGCGCTCATCAGCGTGAACCTGGCGGTCGTGAACTTCCTGCCGTTGCCGATCGTCGACGGCGGCCAGTTCCTGTTCATCCTGTTCGAGTGGGTGCGGGGCAAGCCCGTGCCCGAAGCCGTGCAGAGCGTGGCAACCGTCGCGGGCTTGCTGCTTATTGGCGCGGCGTTCCTCCTGGTCACGTTCAACGACATCCGAAACGTCTTCACCGGGCTCTGA
- a CDS encoding alpha/beta hydrolase, with protein sequence MLGLLLLLFIGAAIYWLALVVLTARTLTHPSRQTYASAVARGRPGDPSELDEPRGFETWTLQSQGRELAVWDVAGEVEDGPVAIMTHGWGSGKVHSIRRLSLLASLCSRVIFWDMPGHGESGGRCTLGILETADLRALIDRVRDNRPLVLCGSSMGSAVTIAAAAGANGIARVIVEAPYRLPVTPARNVMRFQRSPIWFNLKPALAYIGLASTGRWTGPGLTGPNRQPFDRAAFAARLTCPLLVLHGDADPTCPIEDGRKIAEACPQGRFVEIPGGTHQNLWKNPPCRAMMEREYTNAIAAIAQT encoded by the coding sequence GTGCTCGGACTCCTGCTGCTGCTCTTCATCGGCGCGGCGATCTACTGGCTCGCGCTCGTCGTCCTGACGGCCCGCACGCTCACCCATCCGTCCAGGCAGACCTACGCCAGCGCCGTCGCACGCGGCAGGCCCGGGGATCCGAGCGAACTCGACGAACCGAGAGGCTTCGAGACCTGGACCCTGCAGAGCCAAGGTAGGGAGTTGGCGGTCTGGGACGTCGCCGGCGAGGTAGAGGATGGGCCAGTGGCCATCATGACCCATGGCTGGGGCAGTGGCAAAGTGCATTCGATACGGCGCCTTTCCCTCCTGGCCAGTCTCTGCTCGCGCGTGATCTTCTGGGACATGCCCGGTCATGGCGAGAGCGGGGGTCGATGCACGTTGGGCATCCTCGAGACCGCCGACCTGCGCGCCCTGATCGATCGCGTTCGCGATAATCGGCCGCTGGTGTTGTGCGGGTCTTCGATGGGGTCGGCCGTCACGATCGCAGCCGCGGCCGGCGCCAACGGCATCGCACGGGTGATCGTCGAAGCGCCGTATCGTCTTCCGGTGACGCCGGCCCGCAATGTCATGCGATTCCAGCGCTCCCCGATCTGGTTCAATCTCAAGCCTGCCTTGGCCTACATCGGCTTGGCCTCGACGGGCCGCTGGACTGGCCCGGGCCTGACCGGTCCGAACCGGCAGCCGTTCGACCGCGCCGCCTTCGCGGCACGGCTTACCTGCCCCCTGCTGGTCTTACATGGCGATGCCGACCCAACCTGCCCGATCGAGGACGGTCGGAAGATCGCAGAGGCATGCCCGCAGGGACGATTCGTTGAAATTCCCGGCGGAACCCATCAGAACCTGTGGAAGAATCCGCCGTGCCGTGCGATGATGGAGCGTGAGTACACCAACGCCATCGCAGCCATCGCTCAAACCTGA
- a CDS encoding protein-disulfide reductase DsbD family protein, translated as MDTTPAIVAILATLAASALPAVAQDAEDVSKVELIAEAAEVHPGQTVLLGLRFELADHWHIYWDGRNDTGFAPMVDWTVPEGVSVGPMLWPAPQRYVSPGNILDHVYEGSPTILVPVTISPDAAAGTSLAISGEVEWLVCNDICLPGFGPVSTELNVVAPQGDAGEEQGRLSTNSDLGKAAAKLPEPITEQTAPEELSLHWSDEAVSVRFAGASAMAFYPAMASASLVSTLDDGQVERDTLMLRLAPAERDLSTADERRLVGVLEVRRGDGPASWYQIDFGPDGLKSPENARILTRVRQRVGQSSARGG; from the coding sequence TTGGACACAACGCCTGCAATCGTCGCGATCTTGGCAACCCTGGCGGCGTCTGCCCTGCCCGCCGTGGCCCAGGATGCCGAAGACGTCTCCAAGGTAGAACTGATTGCAGAGGCAGCCGAGGTGCATCCGGGGCAGACGGTATTGCTTGGCCTTCGCTTCGAGTTGGCCGACCACTGGCACATCTATTGGGACGGACGCAACGATACCGGCTTTGCCCCCATGGTGGACTGGACGGTGCCCGAGGGTGTGAGCGTGGGCCCCATGCTCTGGCCCGCACCGCAGCGATACGTGTCGCCCGGCAACATCCTGGACCATGTCTACGAGGGGAGCCCGACGATCCTGGTGCCCGTGACGATTTCACCCGACGCGGCAGCCGGCACGAGCCTGGCAATCTCTGGCGAAGTTGAGTGGCTGGTGTGCAATGACATCTGCCTGCCCGGCTTCGGCCCGGTGTCCACGGAACTGAACGTTGTAGCACCTCAGGGCGATGCGGGCGAAGAGCAGGGCCGCCTGTCGACTAACTCCGACTTGGGCAAGGCGGCCGCGAAGCTGCCGGAGCCCATTACAGAACAAACCGCTCCGGAAGAGCTTTCGCTGCATTGGAGCGATGAGGCGGTGAGCGTTCGATTTGCGGGCGCCTCGGCGATGGCGTTCTACCCCGCCATGGCCTCGGCCTCGCTCGTCTCGACGCTCGACGACGGACAGGTCGAGCGTGACACGCTCATGCTCCGGCTTGCACCGGCAGAGCGCGACCTTTCGACGGCCGACGAGCGACGCCTCGTGGGCGTTCTGGAGGTGCGTCGCGGCGATGGACCGGCCTCGTGGTATCAGATCGACTTCGGACCCGATGGCCTGAAGTCGCCCGAGAATGCACGGATTCTGACTCGTGTCCGCCAGCGCGTGGGGCAAAGCTCTGCGCGAGGCGGTTGA